Below is a genomic region from Candidatus Cloacimonadota bacterium.
TATCTATATGTCGGGTGCAATGAGTAGGACAGACTTTCTCGATATTTCGCAAAACTTCAAACTCATTAAATCCGTGCAATCCCCCTATGATCGCATAAATATTTCCAAGACCAGAAAAAGAATCGATGATTTCAGTAAATTCAAGTAGCGTTTCGATTATTCTTCTCACTCCAGGATGTCCGCAACCAACGATCAGAACTAATCCTTTTTCTGTATTAATTGACAAAGATTGTTCCCGTTTTCCTAATTCTCCGGTTGTAAAAATGTTATCATAAATTTCTGTGGGTTTGCGGTAATATTTCACTTTATTAGGATATCTGATTCCGCGAAAGGAGATGGGATTATGAATCACTGCTTTCTGATTCAAATCTAGAATATGTGAGAGTCCGCCGATATGATCAAAATCAGGATGAGAAATCACAACATCATCAATTTTTTCCGGATCGATATTTAGATTGATCAAATTTTCCAATAAGATTCTTCCATTCCCGCCTGTATCGAATAAAATTTTTCTGTCATTGAATTCTATAAAACAGGAAAATCCCCAATCTGCAATTAAATCATTTCTGATGGAAGTATTATCATAAACGATTGTAATTTTCATCTTACTTTTCCTCCAGATATTTCAATAACTTACTCATTACTTCAGTTGCTTTTCCTCTTAAAAAAACATCGGTAATCGTGTTTGTATAATTAGATGATTGGATGTTTACTTCGATGATTTTTACATTATTCCTTTTCGCTTGAATGGGAATCAGTGATGCAGGCATAATTTCACCGGTTGTTCCGATCAGCAGGAAAACATCTGCTTTTTCAGTTTCCAGAAAGGAATTTGTTCTTGCCGGTTCGGGAATCGGTTCTCCGAAAAAGACGAAATCAGGTTTGAGGACATTTCTACAATAATCGCATTTTGGAGGTAAATTGGAAAAATCAGTTTTCTCTGCTGAATGAATTTTCCCGCAATTAATACAGATCAAATCTCTGGAATTACCGTGAAATTCATAAACTTCATTGCTCCCTGCCTGTTGATGAAGATTATCAATGTTTTGAGTTATAATCGCTTTTATATATTCCTTTTTTTCCATTTCAGCCAGAGCAAAATGAGCCGCATTCGGTTCTGCTTTTCCAAAGAAATCATAGAAAATTTCCTTGATCAATTTCCAGGATTTTAACGGATTTTGCTGAAAATAACTGATGTCTAAAAATATCGGATCGAATTTGCTCCATAAACCATTTTTCCCACGAAAGGGAGGAATTCCGCTTTCTACGGAAATTCCTGCTCCGGTGAAGGCAGTGATGTGTTTTGCATTTTTAATGAGTTCAGCAGCCTTTTCAATCATTTAGAATTTCTTTTCTCAAGATTTCGATTTTCTCTTTTCAACTTGGCAAGTTGAGTTACGATTCTACAATTTCATTGCTAATTGATATCCGGCCTTGATCGCATCTTGGGCATCACCGACTTCTTTCGCATCGCCGATCAGATAGAGCGGCACTTTACCTTTTAACTTTTCTTCAAGAGGATTGTAACTTCTCATACCTGTGGAAACTACGATCAAATCTATATCCTCGAATTTTATAGATTCTCCGTTCCTTTCAGCATAAACTGTTTTTCCTTCTATTTTTTTGATATGAGTATGATCACTGAAAACGGTTTGATTTTTTTTCATAATAGCGAGCGAAAGTTTTTTGGAGATCATTTCCATATCTTCACCAAAATCAGTCGTTCGTTTTACAATCGTAACTTTATTGTTTTTAGGAATTAAAGCGGTAGCAATATCGACGCCAATCAAACCTCCTCCAACAATCAGAACATTCTTATTTTCGGGTAAATATTCTTTCAAAAGGATATCTGCCCAGAAAAATTTATCTAATCCTTCAATTTTCGGAACAGCAGGTTTAGAACCGGTTGCCAATATTACGGTATCATATTTCGCAATATCTTCAAAATTCGTAATTTCTTTGAAAATAACATTCACTCCCATAGATTTCAACTCGCTCTTAAAAAATGGAATCAATTTTTCCATTGATTTTTTATGAGGAGTAAGTGGAGCATAGATAAATTGACCTCCTAAATTATCCTTTTCATAAAGGTCAACTTCGTGTCCTCGTTTTTTCAGAACAATTGCGGCTTCCATTCCGGCAAGTCCAGCTCCGACAACCGCGATTTTTTTAGATTTCTCGGCTTTGGTAATTAACTCACTTTCTTTACCAACAGCGGGATTAACCAGACATTGTAAACCTTTACCCGATTTCACTCCTCCCAGACAACCTTCGGCACAAGCCAGACAAGGAGCAATACTTCCTTTTACTTTTCCCAAATATTTTCCCACAAAATCAGGATCAGTAACCAGCGCTCTTCCCACTGCAAGATAATCCGCCATTTGTTCACGATTTATCTTTTCAATATCTTTAAATTCATTGATTTGACCAACTGCGATGACTGGAACATCGACATTTTCTTTAATTTTTTTTGCCATATCCCAAGTTTTTCCTTTAGGAACGAACATATGCTGGAAATACCAGGGTGGAGTCGAACAAACAGTTCCAGCAGAAACATGCAAAGCAGCAATTCCATTTTCTTGCAGAATCTTGGAGAATTTGATCATCTCGGGAAGTTTGATTCCGTTTTCAGTCATTTCATCTCCGCTTAAACGAGCAATCACGGGAATTTTTACAGTTTGTTTTACTGCTCTTAAAATTTCGAGCGGAAATCTGATCCTGTTTTCAAAACTTCCACCGTATTCATCTGTTCTGTCATTCACAGCCAGTGAAATGAATTGAGCCAAAAGATAGCCGTGACCGAATTGTAATTCGATAAAATCAAAATTTGATTCTTCCGCTCTCACAGCCGCATCAACAAATAATTTTATAACATCTTTGAAATTTTCTTTTTCTAATTTTTTCGGATTTGCACCACTGTTTTTACAAGCACAATTGGTGGAAGAAACAAAATAATTCCCAGGGATTTTGGGATTTGCCATTCTTCCCGGATGATTCAAATGAGCAATTACTTTTGTTCCATTTTCGTGGATCAATTCTGTTAGTTTCTGCAGACCTTCGAGTTTGTCATCATTATCGATTCCTAATTGAGTTGGAATTTCTCTCAAGCCTTTATCGATGTATAAAGGTTCGGGAATGACAGCCCCTAAAAATTTGATTCTCTCCTGATAAAAAGCAAGATGACGATCATTGATTTTTCCATCTTTGCTATAACCGAGTTTGATGGGTGCAAAGATAAATTGATTTTTTAAATCTAACATTTTTCCTCCAATTAAATTTTTTAGAGAATCAGAAATTTCTCCCTTCTCAAAAATGAGTTTCATTCCTCTTTTTTCTATCCTTTCAATTCCTTTTTTTCCAATCTTATGAGAAATTATAATATCACAATCGCTTATTATCTTATACACATCAAGAGTTTTTAAAGGTTGCAAAGTTTTTTCAAAAGGATTATTTCTTTTTTCGAGAAATCTGATTTTATTGTTTATAATCTCATAAATATGAAATTCTTTTGCTCTTCCCAACATTTGTAAGAAAATATTCTTTCCGTCGTTTGTGGGAATCGCAATTTTCATTTCTTCGCTCCGAGCAATCTGACATATTTATGGAAAAAAAGATGTTCCGCAAATTCTTTGAATCCCTTTTCCGTCAAAATTTGTTTCCAATCTTTCTCGATAAAATCAAAAGCATACGGACATTCGATGATCTGGAACGGAATTTTGAGGAAGAAAGGCATTTTTTTCAAATCGAATTCATTATAGTCCAGAATAAAAAATGATCCACCCGGTTTCAAAGCCCGGAAAGCGTTATGAATAACAATATTACGAACCGGCTGCGGAAGACCGTGCAACACGAAAGAGATGAAGACTTTATCGAATTCCTTGTTGAAATCGAGCGGTTCGTCGATGCGTTTTTTTAGAACTTCCGCATTTTCAAAACGCTTTGTTTTTTTCTCAAATTGAGCAATCATATCATCAGAAACATCCAGCCCGACAATTTCTCCTTCTTTGGAAAGAAACTGCCGCATCAAAAGTGCGTTTCTCCCGCTTCCTGCACCGAAATCAAGGATTCTGTCCGCTGGCTTGATATCCATTTTCAAGATTGCATTTCGAATAAAAAACGGATAAGTTCCCAGTGTGGCAATATCCAAAATGCGGTCGTAATATCTGGCAGCAAAATCGTGGATTTCAACTTTCGATTCAGGATAATA
It encodes:
- a CDS encoding oxidoreductase, with the translated sequence MKIAIPTNDGKNIFLQMLGRAKEFHIYEIINNKIRFLEKRNNPFEKTLQPLKTLDVYKIISDCDIIISHKIGKKGIERIEKRGMKLIFEKGEISDSLKNLIGGKMLDLKNQFIFAPIKLGYSKDGKINDRHLAFYQERIKFLGAVIPEPLYIDKGLREIPTQLGIDNDDKLEGLQKLTELIHENGTKVIAHLNHPGRMANPKIPGNYFVSSTNCACKNSGANPKKLEKENFKDVIKLFVDAAVRAEESNFDFIELQFGHGYLLAQFISLAVNDRTDEYGGSFENRIRFPLEILRAVKQTVKIPVIARLSGDEMTENGIKLPEMIKFSKILQENGIAALHVSAGTVCSTPPWYFQHMFVPKGKTWDMAKKIKENVDVPVIAVGQINEFKDIEKINREQMADYLAVGRALVTDPDFVGKYLGKVKGSIAPCLACAEGCLGGVKSGKGLQCLVNPAVGKESELITKAEKSKKIAVVGAGLAGMEAAIVLKKRGHEVDLYEKDNLGGQFIYAPLTPHKKSMEKLIPFFKSELKSMGVNVIFKEITNFEDIAKYDTVILATGSKPAVPKIEGLDKFFWADILLKEYLPENKNVLIVGGGLIGVDIATALIPKNNKVTIVKRTTDFGEDMEMISKKLSLAIMKKNQTVFSDHTHIKKIEGKTVYAERNGESIKFEDIDLIVVSTGMRSYNPLEEKLKGKVPLYLIGDAKEVGDAQDAIKAGYQLAMKL
- a CDS encoding class I SAM-dependent methyltransferase, which produces MNKKKYYPESKVEIHDFAARYYDRILDIATLGTYPFFIRNAILKMDIKPADRILDFGAGSGRNALLMRQFLSKEGEIVGLDVSDDMIAQFEKKTKRFENAEVLKKRIDEPLDFNKEFDKVFISFVLHGLPQPVRNIVIHNAFRALKPGGSFFILDYNEFDLKKMPFFLKIPFQIIECPYAFDFIEKDWKQILTEKGFKEFAEHLFFHKYVRLLGAKK
- a CDS encoding NAD-dependent deacylase, which gives rise to MIEKAAELIKNAKHITAFTGAGISVESGIPPFRGKNGLWSKFDPIFLDISYFQQNPLKSWKLIKEIFYDFFGKAEPNAAHFALAEMEKKEYIKAIITQNIDNLHQQAGSNEVYEFHGNSRDLICINCGKIHSAEKTDFSNLPPKCDYCRNVLKPDFVFFGEPIPEPARTNSFLETEKADVFLLIGTTGEIMPASLIPIQAKRNNVKIIEVNIQSSNYTNTITDVFLRGKATEVMSKLLKYLEEK
- a CDS encoding MBL fold metallo-hydrolase; this translates as MKITIVYDNTSIRNDLIADWGFSCFIEFNDRKILFDTGGNGRILLENLINLNIDPEKIDDVVISHPDFDHIGGLSHILDLNQKAVIHNPISFRGIRYPNKVKYYRKPTEIYDNIFTTGELGKREQSLSINTEKGLVLIVGCGHPGVRRIIETLLEFTEIIDSFSGLGNIYAIIGGLHGFNEFEVLRNIEKVCPTHCTRHIDKIERLFPEKFIKGGVGTIIEF